Part of the Luteitalea sp. genome is shown below.
GCGTGCGCTTTGCGTTTTGACGTGATCCTGTCGCGGCCATCTTCACGCCGGTCGGCACAAACGTTGTGCCGACCGGCTCTCGGTCCGGACCGCAGTTCGGCGCCTGCTCGGCATCACGGCCAGTATAATCGATAATCGAGTGATAACAGCGGTTGGCCAGCCGGCCCAATAGCGGAACGATGTGTTTCACTCCAGGTTCGAGAGACCAACGGTCATGAATGCGCGCGATCGTAGGTCAGCGCCTGTCACCTGGCGCTTGCCTCAGCCGCTCCTCGCGGCGGCGGAGCTCGGCGCGGTAGTGGTCCGCAGCGGCGCGCGAGCCGAGAATCCAACCGATGACGATGCCGATGAGGAGAACCGCCGGGATGAAGATGAAGTGACCGGCGGTCATGTTGCTGAATTCAGGCATCGTACCGCCTCCCGCCGGGTGACAGGGTGACAGGTGATTCGACGATTGGGAGGTTCGCGAGCGGCCGCCGCTTCTGCCGACGCGGGACCATTAGGCCGCGCGCTACGCACGCTCGAGCACCCCCTCACCTTGTTACGCCCGGTTACACATCCCCCTTTGCTCGAAGGGCCTCGCGAAGCTCCTGCTCGACGCGGCCCAGGCGTTTCCAGAGGCGCCAGACGTACGCAAGCACCACCAGCCAGGCAATGGCATAGGCGCCTATGAGGAAGGGGGCAGCGGGCAATTGCTCTTCGGGCGGCAGCTCGCTGACGGGAACGAACTCGTCCTGCGCGGG
Proteins encoded:
- a CDS encoding CcmD family protein, whose protein sequence is MTMKSMRRRWCLCLCLCLCLGLVAMSGVTLLLAAQPTVALEASEPGMAQAGDAASGVERPQPPPAQDEFVPVSELPPEEQLPAAPFLIGAYAIAWLVVLAYVWRLWKRLGRVEQELREALRAKGDV